Proteins found in one Panthera tigris isolate Pti1 chromosome B3, P.tigris_Pti1_mat1.1, whole genome shotgun sequence genomic segment:
- the FBXL22 gene encoding F-box and leucine-rich protein 22 — protein MHLTQLNRECLLHLFSFLDKDSRKNLARTCPQLQDVFEDPTLWPLLHFHSLVELKKDNFLLSPALRSLSICWYSSRVQVCSIEDWLKSAFQRTICSRHESLVNDFLFQVCDRCPNLESVTLSGCGHVTDDCLVRLLRCCQHLRALRLENCARVTNRTLAAVATHGRALQTLHVDFCRNVSAAGLRRLSAACPRLALRAEHSATMIPDQLPRAPGTALRKLLPR, from the exons ATGCATCTCACCCAGCTCAACCGGGAGTGCCTGCTGcacctcttctccttcctggacAAGGACAGCAGGAAGAACCTTGCCAGGACCTGCCCCCAGCTCCAGGACGTGTTTGAGGACCCCACACTCTGGCCCCTGCTGCACTTTCACTCCCTCGTAGAACTCAAGAAGGACAACTTCCTGCTGAGCCCAGCCCTCAGGAGCCTCTCCATCTGCTGGTACTCTAGTCGCGTGCAGGTGTGCAGTATTGAGGACTGGCTCAAGAGCGCCTTCCAGAGGACCATCTGCAGCCGGCATGAGAGTCTGGTCAATGATTTCCTCTTCCAGGTGTGCGACAG GTGCCCCAACCTCGAGTCCGTCACGCTTTCAGGATGCGGCCATGTCACCGACGACTGCCTCGTGCGCCTACTGCGCTGCTGCCAGCACTTGCGTGCGCTGCGCCTGGAGAACTGCGCGCGCGTCACCAACCGCACGCTTGCTGCTGTGGCGACGCACGGGCGCGCGCTGCAGACCCTGCACGTGGACTTTTGCCGCAACGTGAGCGCGGCCGGCCTGCGCCGCCTGAGCGCCGCGTGCCCGCGCCTGGCGCTGCGAGCCGAGCACAGCGCGACGATGATCCCCGACCAGCTCCCCAGGGCGCCCGGCACTGCCCTTCGTAAGCTACTGCCGCGCTAG